A single Pseudosulfitobacter pseudonitzschiae DNA region contains:
- a CDS encoding potassium channel family protein, whose amino-acid sequence MPKNKNRSFAVIGLGTFGTTVASELARFGNHVLGIDTVERNVSRVAETLTEAVIADGRDEQALREAGVGNYDVAVVAIGEELEANILCTMNVKLLGVPTVWVKAMSRTHHRILTKLGADRVIQPEQEIGRHIAQMLHNPLVRDYVSLGNGFHVVDFRVPESLNEKRVDAVGLTDDFDLRALGLMRGSEFVGCESGATQMRTDDKLLLLGRRENLRRFADGL is encoded by the coding sequence ATGCCCAAAAACAAGAACCGAAGCTTTGCCGTGATCGGCCTTGGGACGTTTGGCACGACCGTTGCCTCGGAACTGGCCCGTTTCGGGAACCATGTGCTGGGCATCGACACGGTCGAGCGGAACGTCTCGCGTGTGGCCGAAACGCTGACAGAGGCCGTTATTGCGGATGGACGCGACGAGCAAGCGCTGCGCGAGGCGGGTGTGGGCAATTATGACGTGGCCGTTGTCGCCATCGGTGAAGAACTTGAGGCGAACATCTTGTGCACCATGAACGTCAAACTGTTGGGCGTGCCGACGGTATGGGTCAAAGCGATGAGCCGGACCCATCACCGTATCCTGACCAAGCTGGGTGCGGATCGTGTGATCCAGCCCGAACAGGAAATCGGACGGCACATCGCGCAGATGCTGCACAACCCGCTGGTGCGTGATTACGTAAGCCTTGGCAACGGGTTCCATGTCGTTGATTTCCGCGTGCCCGAAAGTCTGAATGAAAAACGTGTGGATGCAGTGGGGCTTACCGATGATTTTGATCTGCGGGCGCTTGGTCTGATGCGGGGCAGCGAGTTTGTCGGTTGCGAATCCGGGGCGACCCAGATGCGCACCGACGATAAGCTGCTGCTGCTTGGTCGCCGGGAAAACCTGCGACGTTTCGCGGACGGGCTTTGA
- a CDS encoding ArsR/SmtB family transcription factor encodes MTPEDQDELDVRIASMAKALGHPARLKILRLLARTPGCIGGDIVEAVGLAQSTVSEHLRILKAAGVIEGQIVPPRVCYSLAAGALTPLAVLTRDLEIAGRESGGCVTPISDQG; translated from the coding sequence GTGACCCCAGAGGATCAAGACGAGTTGGACGTGCGTATTGCCTCGATGGCCAAGGCCCTGGGCCATCCTGCCCGGCTGAAGATATTGCGGTTGCTGGCGCGCACGCCCGGTTGCATTGGCGGTGATATTGTCGAGGCCGTAGGGCTTGCACAATCCACGGTGTCCGAACATCTGCGCATTCTGAAGGCCGCAGGTGTGATCGAGGGGCAGATTGTTCCGCCAAGGGTCTGTTATTCATTGGCCGCAGGCGCATTGACCCCGTTGGCCGTGCTAACCCGCGATCTTGAGATTGCAGGCCGCGAAAGTGGCGGCTGCGTTACACCGATTTCTGACCAAGGATGA
- a CDS encoding TrkH family potassium uptake protein, translating to MNFVVFSNGILLLGMAGIMAVVGAVFPATREVFLISAIVVGLIGAFASLAVSHRMSDFRRLHTFLLTGSIWITGATAGAMPLWLWQLAPIDAFFEAMSGITTTGSTVMSGLDTTEHGILLWRAILQWLGGVGFIVTGIAFLPILRVGGMQLFRTESSERGEKEMASAARFAGATVWIYLSLTGLCSVVYAVGGMTFFEAIAHALTTVSTGGYSTSDASFGHFDSGFLQWSGTIFMTAGALPFAWYIKVLNRRDFRSEQVQGILIFFASTIALLTLWRILTAHTPLFETLRLVAFNVVSVVTTTGYATTDYTMWGPLAVAAFFALTAVGGCTGSTSGGAKMMRWIIAIRKIRTQTRKVSAPSAVIFARYEGRPVNNDVVGGVTTFFVFYAATVGVLAIGLGLYDLDLETSISGALTAVANVGPGVGATIGPAGNFSTLPDGAKLLLCFGMYVGRLEMLTVYVLLTATFWREVA from the coding sequence TTGAACTTCGTCGTGTTCTCGAATGGCATTCTGCTGCTCGGGATGGCTGGCATCATGGCCGTTGTCGGCGCAGTGTTTCCAGCAACGCGAGAGGTGTTTTTAATCTCTGCCATTGTTGTCGGTCTGATCGGTGCCTTCGCTTCGCTCGCAGTGTCGCACCGCATGTCGGATTTCCGCAGGCTGCACACATTCCTGCTAACCGGCAGCATCTGGATCACCGGCGCCACCGCAGGGGCCATGCCCCTTTGGCTGTGGCAACTCGCGCCGATTGACGCATTCTTTGAGGCAATGTCGGGGATCACCACAACCGGCTCGACAGTGATGAGCGGCCTAGACACCACAGAACATGGTATTCTGCTCTGGCGTGCGATCCTGCAATGGCTGGGTGGCGTGGGCTTTATCGTGACCGGAATCGCATTTCTGCCTATCCTGCGCGTGGGCGGAATGCAGCTTTTCCGCACCGAAAGCTCCGAGCGCGGCGAAAAGGAAATGGCCAGCGCCGCACGCTTTGCCGGGGCAACCGTCTGGATTTACCTTTCGCTGACGGGCCTGTGCTCTGTCGTTTATGCAGTGGGCGGCATGACCTTTTTCGAGGCGATTGCCCATGCCCTCACAACGGTGTCCACTGGCGGATACTCGACGTCGGACGCCTCTTTCGGCCATTTCGACAGTGGATTTCTGCAATGGTCGGGAACAATCTTCATGACTGCAGGCGCATTGCCTTTTGCGTGGTATATCAAGGTGCTCAACCGGCGCGACTTTCGCAGCGAACAGGTTCAGGGCATCCTTATCTTCTTTGCGTCAACGATTGCCCTTCTCACACTGTGGCGCATTCTGACGGCGCACACGCCTTTGTTCGAAACGCTCAGACTTGTTGCTTTCAACGTCGTTTCGGTGGTTACGACAACCGGCTATGCGACAACCGACTACACGATGTGGGGGCCACTCGCAGTGGCGGCATTTTTCGCTCTGACGGCGGTCGGCGGATGCACAGGCTCCACATCGGGCGGTGCCAAGATGATGCGATGGATCATCGCGATACGTAAAATCCGGACCCAGACAAGGAAAGTAAGCGCGCCCTCTGCGGTCATTTTCGCACGTTACGAGGGTAGACCGGTCAATAACGACGTGGTTGGCGGCGTGACAACATTTTTTGTGTTCTACGCTGCAACGGTTGGGGTTCTGGCCATCGGTCTTGGCCTGTACGATCTGGACCTTGAAACGTCGATCAGCGGCGCACTGACAGCGGTTGCCAATGTCGGCCCCGGCGTCGGCGCAACAATCGGACCCGCCGGCAATTTTTCCACGCTGCCGGACGGCGCCAAGCTGCTTTTATGCTTTGGCATGTACGTCGGCAGGCTTGAAATGCTGACCGTCTACGTCCTGCTGACCGCGACCTTCTGGCGGGAAGTCGCGTAA
- a CDS encoding ArsJ-associated glyceraldehyde-3-phosphate dehydrogenase, which produces MTRIAVNGLGRIGKLVLRDLIDSGAGGEVVLLNDPVGDAEQHALLLEFDSVHGRWRTPVGFEKGALVLEDKPVRLTHEKTIEALPLGELGVDVVIDCTGVFKTEAKLAPYYAAGVKKVVVSAPVKDGAALNLVYGVNHHLYDGSQSLVTAASCTTNCLAPLVKVIHENLGIRHGSITTIHDVTNTQTIVDRPAKDMRRARSALMNLIPTTTGSATAITLIYPELKGRLNGHAVRVPLLNASLTDCVFEVERATTVDEVNTLFKAAADGPLNGILGFETRPLVSCDFTNDPRSAIVDGPSTMVINGTQVKIYAWYDNEWGYACRLADIARMVVGSL; this is translated from the coding sequence ATGACACGAATAGCGGTGAACGGCCTTGGTCGGATCGGTAAGCTTGTCTTGCGCGACCTGATTGACAGCGGGGCAGGCGGCGAGGTTGTTTTGCTGAACGATCCAGTGGGGGACGCTGAGCAACACGCGCTTTTGTTGGAGTTTGATTCCGTGCACGGGCGCTGGCGCACACCGGTCGGTTTCGAGAAGGGCGCTTTGGTGCTGGAAGACAAGCCCGTGCGCTTGACCCATGAAAAGACCATCGAGGCGCTGCCGCTGGGTGAACTTGGCGTTGATGTGGTGATCGACTGCACCGGTGTCTTTAAAACCGAGGCAAAGCTTGCGCCCTATTATGCGGCCGGTGTCAAAAAGGTTGTTGTCAGCGCGCCGGTGAAAGACGGCGCAGCGCTGAACCTTGTTTATGGGGTGAACCATCATCTTTATGACGGGTCGCAATCGCTAGTCACGGCGGCGTCGTGTACGACGAACTGTCTGGCGCCGTTGGTGAAGGTGATCCACGAAAATCTGGGGATCAGGCACGGTTCGATCACCACCATCCATGATGTGACCAACACCCAGACCATTGTGGATCGTCCGGCCAAGGACATGCGGCGTGCCCGTTCGGCGCTTATGAACCTGATTCCGACGACCACCGGCAGTGCCACGGCAATCACGCTGATTTACCCCGAGCTTAAGGGGCGCCTGAATGGTCATGCGGTGCGTGTGCCGTTGTTGAATGCCTCGCTGACCGATTGCGTATTCGAGGTTGAGCGCGCGACGACGGTGGACGAGGTCAACACCTTGTTCAAGGCAGCGGCTGACGGCCCGCTGAACGGTATTCTGGGGTTTGAAACGCGGCCGCTGGTGTCGTGCGATTTCACCAATGACCCGCGTTCGGCCATTGTCGATGGGCCGTCCACCATGGTGATCAATGGCACACAGGTAAAGATTTATGCGTGGTACGACAATGAATGGGGATATGCCTGCCGTCTGGCCGACATCGCGCGGATGGTGGTGGGGTCGTTGTGA
- a CDS encoding TrkH family potassium uptake protein: protein MKRVAWARRGGRLQVAPPAILALLYAVLIATGGILLKLPIATPEPITWSDAIFTAASAVTVTGLVVIDTGSQLTLFGQGVVMVLIQLGGLGLMTFAVLVLSMLGLPVSMSQRIFLREDLNQTSVSDLLVLVRGILKAVLACELVGVALLSVVFVPQFGWAMGLWQALFHTVSAFNNAGFALFPDSLSQWVGDPIVNITVPALFILGGLGFIVVTELYAKRNWHGFSLHTKLMVVGTLALIAWSVLSFAALEWTNPRTLGGLDNLGDRLWASWFQGVTTRTAGFNTVDIGGIHDSTSMMFMSLMVIGGGSTSTAGGIKVTTFIVLLLATIAFFKRRQQLHVFGRSLGAEEVMKVLALAMVSLLTVFVAIFLITTSHDGEFLDLAFEVTSAFGTVGLSRGATGELDGFGRAVIIAVMFIGRVGPLTLGFFLATRSKPRVGYPPSKVYLG from the coding sequence TTGAAACGGGTGGCATGGGCCAGAAGGGGCGGGCGCCTGCAAGTGGCGCCGCCTGCGATCCTCGCTTTGCTTTACGCGGTGTTGATTGCGACGGGGGGAATACTTCTCAAGTTGCCGATCGCCACACCCGAGCCGATCACGTGGTCCGATGCGATTTTTACTGCGGCCTCGGCGGTCACGGTGACCGGCCTTGTTGTGATCGACACTGGCAGCCAGTTGACGCTGTTCGGGCAGGGCGTGGTGATGGTGCTGATCCAGTTGGGCGGGCTGGGGCTTATGACGTTTGCTGTTCTGGTCCTGTCGATGCTGGGCCTGCCGGTCAGCATGTCGCAACGGATATTCCTGCGCGAAGACCTTAACCAGACCTCGGTCAGTGATCTTCTGGTGTTGGTGCGTGGTATCCTGAAGGCGGTTCTGGCATGTGAATTGGTGGGCGTTGCGCTTTTATCGGTCGTTTTTGTGCCCCAGTTCGGTTGGGCGATGGGGCTTTGGCAGGCTTTGTTTCACACAGTTTCGGCGTTCAACAACGCGGGCTTTGCGCTGTTTCCGGACAGCCTGTCGCAATGGGTGGGTGATCCGATCGTGAACATCACGGTGCCCGCGCTTTTCATCCTTGGCGGGCTGGGGTTCATCGTCGTGACCGAGCTTTATGCAAAGCGAAATTGGCACGGTTTTTCATTACATACCAAGCTGATGGTGGTGGGTACGCTGGCGCTGATCGCGTGGTCGGTGCTGTCCTTTGCGGCGCTGGAATGGACGAATCCACGCACGCTTGGCGGGCTGGACAACCTTGGCGACAGGCTGTGGGCAAGCTGGTTTCAAGGGGTAACAACGCGCACCGCCGGTTTCAACACGGTCGACATTGGCGGCATCCATGACAGCACTTCGATGATGTTCATGTCACTGATGGTAATTGGCGGCGGCAGCACTTCGACGGCCGGAGGTATCAAGGTGACCACCTTTATCGTGTTGCTGCTGGCCACCATCGCATTTTTTAAACGACGTCAGCAGTTGCATGTGTTTGGTCGCAGCCTTGGTGCGGAGGAGGTGATGAAGGTGCTGGCGTTGGCAATGGTCAGTCTACTGACCGTGTTTGTGGCGATTTTTCTGATCACGACGTCGCATGATGGCGAGTTTCTTGATCTGGCGTTCGAGGTCACGTCGGCATTTGGCACTGTTGGCCTGTCGCGCGGTGCCACCGGAGAACTGGATGGTTTTGGGCGGGCTGTCATTATTGCGGTCATGTTCATCGGGCGGGTTGGCCCGTTGACGCTGGGGTTTTTTCTGGCGACACGATCAAAGCCGCGGGTCGGTTATCCACCCAGCAAGGTATACTTGGGCTGA
- a CDS encoding trans-3-hydroxy-L-proline dehydratase, whose protein sequence is MRSTKTIHVISAHAEGEVGDVIVGGVLPPPGDTIWEQSRWIAQNQTLRNFVLNEPRGGVFRHVNLLVPPKHPQAQAAWIIMEPEDTPPMSGSNSICVATVLLDAGIIPMTEPETNLVLEAPGGLVRVRANCKNGKAERIFVQNLPSFAARLDVPLEIDGLGTLRVDTAYGGDSFVIVDAAALGFSLTETEAHDIAKLGVKITDAANARLGFDHPDNPDWRHISFCLFAGPLTKGPQGLEAGAAVAIQPGKVDRSPTGTALSARMAVLHAQGVMKTGDRLTTRSLIGSTFSGQILGETTVGGRPAILPEISGRGWVTGIHQHMLDPSDPWPEGYRLSDTWGAR, encoded by the coding sequence ATGCGATCAACCAAGACAATCCACGTCATTTCCGCCCATGCCGAAGGCGAGGTGGGCGACGTGATCGTGGGCGGCGTTCTGCCCCCGCCGGGCGATACAATCTGGGAGCAAAGCCGCTGGATCGCGCAGAACCAGACCTTGCGCAATTTTGTCCTGAACGAACCACGTGGCGGCGTATTTCGCCATGTGAACCTTTTGGTGCCGCCAAAGCACCCGCAGGCACAGGCCGCGTGGATCATCATGGAACCCGAAGACACGCCGCCCATGTCCGGCTCCAATTCGATCTGCGTCGCCACGGTTCTGCTGGATGCGGGCATTATCCCCATGACAGAACCTGAGACCAATCTTGTGCTTGAGGCTCCGGGCGGGCTGGTTCGGGTCAGGGCGAACTGCAAAAACGGCAAGGCAGAACGGATATTCGTTCAGAACCTGCCCTCGTTTGCCGCGCGTCTGGATGTGCCGCTAGAGATAGACGGGCTGGGCACGCTGCGCGTCGATACCGCCTATGGCGGCGACAGTTTCGTCATCGTTGATGCTGCCGCACTTGGCTTTTCACTGACCGAAACAGAAGCACATGACATCGCCAAACTGGGCGTCAAGATCACCGATGCCGCCAATGCCCGACTGGGGTTTGACCACCCCGACAATCCCGACTGGCGACACATCTCATTTTGCCTGTTTGCCGGACCGCTGACAAAAGGTCCGCAGGGACTGGAGGCAGGGGCCGCCGTCGCAATCCAGCCCGGCAAGGTTGACCGCTCGCCCACGGGCACCGCGCTTTCAGCGCGTATGGCGGTACTGCACGCACAAGGCGTGATGAAAACGGGCGACCGATTGACCACTCGGTCCCTGATTGGCTCGACCTTCTCGGGTCAGATATTGGGTGAAACAACCGTGGGCGGACGCCCCGCGATCCTGCCCGAAATATCGGGGCGTGGCTGGGTCACGGGCATCCACCAACATATGCTTGACCCTTCAGACCCCTGGCCCGAAGGCTACCGGTTGTCGGACACATGGGGCGCCCGATAA
- a CDS encoding Hint domain-containing protein, giving the protein MPTASELPVDTTATAEDMANEMFGSGIQIVSASYTGSANASGTYTGGDTQAPGVTPSDTGVILSTGKATDITNSSGDANVSAGTTTNYGMAGDADLDAISGQTTYDAAVLEATFVPSGSILTMQVVFSSEEYLDYVNSGFNDAVGIWVNGEPAKLQVGSGNISIDEINDIANENLYIDNPSNAEQYNTEMDGFTVTLTLKAPVNPGEENTIKIGIADGGDGAYDSNLFIAGDSVQTALVAGDDDIEVRAGGSEKFDLLANDFTTTGSILTITEINGQPVSVGDTVTLATGEQITLTETGMVLAHSDDDLGTNTFTYKVEDGDGNTDVGLVNLTTTAPCFTLGTQIATPEGPVPVEQLQPGDLVLTLDHGPQPLRWIGSSRLERADLNAKPHLKPILIAAGSLAPGLPCQDLSVSPQHRVLVSSKIARRMFGSAEVLVAAKKLLTHQGISVLEDNPDGVDYFHILCDDHQIVFSNGLPTESLYVGAEAKIALPQDAQAEIMALFPQLWAPGYDLAPARIVIKKAKRIDQLIARHVKSGRSIFENVPFADPELGLVWPMN; this is encoded by the coding sequence ATGCCCACGGCATCGGAACTGCCAGTTGACACGACCGCCACGGCGGAAGACATGGCGAATGAAATGTTTGGCTCCGGCATCCAAATTGTGTCGGCCAGTTATACAGGCAGTGCCAATGCTTCGGGCACATACACCGGTGGCGACACCCAAGCACCTGGCGTCACCCCGTCCGATACCGGTGTGATCCTGTCTACGGGCAAGGCAACCGATATTACCAACAGCTCTGGCGATGCGAATGTCTCGGCTGGCACAACCACCAATTATGGCATGGCAGGTGATGCCGATCTGGATGCGATATCGGGGCAGACAACCTATGATGCCGCCGTGTTGGAGGCGACCTTTGTTCCAAGCGGCAGTATACTGACCATGCAGGTGGTATTCTCGTCCGAAGAATATCTCGACTATGTGAATTCGGGATTTAATGATGCTGTAGGCATCTGGGTGAACGGGGAGCCTGCGAAGCTTCAGGTCGGAAGCGGGAATATCTCGATTGACGAAATCAACGATATAGCCAACGAAAACCTGTATATCGACAACCCGTCCAATGCCGAGCAATACAACACGGAGATGGACGGGTTTACGGTCACGTTGACGCTCAAGGCACCAGTCAATCCGGGTGAAGAAAACACGATCAAGATCGGAATCGCGGACGGCGGTGACGGTGCCTACGACAGCAATTTGTTTATCGCCGGGGATTCGGTGCAGACGGCGCTGGTTGCAGGTGATGACGACATCGAAGTCCGCGCGGGCGGTAGTGAAAAATTCGATTTGCTTGCCAATGACTTCACTACTACAGGCAGTATTTTGACCATCACGGAAATCAACGGCCAGCCGGTTTCGGTGGGTGATACTGTAACGCTGGCCACCGGCGAACAAATCACGCTAACGGAAACCGGGATGGTGCTTGCGCATTCGGATGATGATCTGGGCACCAATACGTTCACTTACAAGGTCGAGGACGGCGACGGGAACACTGATGTCGGACTTGTAAACCTGACGACCACCGCGCCTTGTTTTACCTTGGGTACGCAGATTGCAACGCCCGAGGGGCCGGTTCCAGTCGAACAATTGCAACCCGGAGATCTTGTGTTGACATTGGATCACGGACCACAACCGCTCAGGTGGATCGGGTCCAGCAGGCTAGAGCGGGCAGACCTGAACGCCAAGCCGCATCTCAAGCCAATCCTCATTGCCGCCGGTTCGCTTGCACCCGGCCTTCCCTGTCAGGATCTGAGCGTGTCGCCGCAACACAGGGTGTTGGTCAGTTCCAAGATTGCGCGCCGCATGTTCGGGTCGGCGGAAGTATTGGTCGCGGCCAAAAAGCTGCTGACCCATCAGGGGATCAGTGTTCTGGAGGATAATCCGGACGGGGTGGATTATTTCCATATCCTGTGTGACGACCATCAGATCGTTTTTTCGAACGGACTGCCAACGGAGAGCCTCTATGTCGGGGCCGAAGCAAAAATAGCTCTACCGCAAGACGCACAAGCCGAGATCATGGCGTTGTTTCCACAGCTGTGGGCCCCCGGCTATGATCTGGCGCCTGCACGCATAGTCATCAAGAAGGCAAAACGGATAGACCAACTTATTGCACGACATGTGAAAAGCGGCAGGTCAATTTTTGAAAATGTACCCTTTGCTGACCCCGAACTGGGGTTAGTGTGGCCCATGAACTGA
- the arsJ gene encoding organoarsenical effux MFS transporter ArsJ, giving the protein MLSDGALRMLVLLHFNALGFSPVQLAWLFLLYEIAGIVTNLGAGWLAARFGLAATLYGGLALQIGALVALAQLDPAWSIAVSVIFVMAVQGVSGVAKDLAKMSSKSAVKLLAPKEDGGLFRWVAYLTGSKNAVKGAGFFLGAALLGLAGFQVAVWAMAVVLALILAAVVVFLPAGLPGRMKAASAWDGWRSKDARVNRLSLARMFLFGARDVWFVVGIPVYFHAVLSDGTAEGRREAFFLVGGFMALWIIAYGAVQAIAPRLLGGKSQTEAETTRKAILWAGLLVPIPFVLAALAWVSGGPAPWLTATLVVGILLFGFVFAVNSSVHSYLILAFGAAERITRDVGFYYMANAAGRLIGTLLSGLSYQFGGLSLCLATAGLMAFASWLAVRRLATLG; this is encoded by the coding sequence ATGCTGTCGGATGGCGCGCTGCGGATGCTGGTGCTTTTGCACTTTAACGCGCTGGGATTTTCGCCGGTGCAGCTTGCCTGGCTGTTCCTGCTGTACGAGATTGCGGGGATTGTCACGAATCTGGGTGCCGGATGGCTTGCCGCGCGCTTTGGTCTGGCGGCGACACTTTATGGCGGGTTGGCGTTGCAGATTGGCGCGTTGGTGGCGCTGGCGCAGTTGGACCCTGCGTGGTCGATCGCGGTCTCGGTTATCTTTGTCATGGCGGTTCAGGGGGTGTCGGGGGTGGCCAAGGATTTGGCCAAGATGTCGTCGAAGTCTGCCGTGAAACTGCTGGCTCCCAAGGAAGATGGCGGGCTGTTCCGGTGGGTGGCCTATTTGACGGGGTCAAAGAATGCCGTGAAGGGCGCGGGGTTTTTCCTCGGGGCGGCGCTGCTGGGGCTGGCCGGTTTTCAGGTGGCTGTCTGGGCGATGGCGGTTGTTCTGGCGTTGATCCTTGCTGCGGTGGTGGTGTTTCTCCCGGCTGGTTTGCCCGGTCGGATGAAAGCCGCGAGTGCGTGGGACGGGTGGCGGTCCAAGGATGCGCGGGTGAACCGGTTGTCGCTGGCGCGGATGTTCCTGTTCGGGGCGCGGGATGTGTGGTTTGTGGTTGGTATTCCGGTCTATTTCCACGCGGTTCTTTCTGACGGTACAGCCGAGGGGCGGCGCGAAGCGTTCTTTTTGGTTGGCGGGTTTATGGCGTTGTGGATCATTGCCTATGGCGCAGTTCAGGCCATTGCGCCGCGCCTGTTGGGGGGCAAGAGCCAGACAGAGGCCGAGACAACGCGGAAAGCAATTCTGTGGGCAGGGCTGTTGGTGCCTATCCCGTTTGTGCTGGCGGCTTTGGCGTGGGTCTCTGGCGGCCCCGCGCCGTGGTTGACCGCCACGCTGGTTGTGGGGATTTTGCTGTTCGGCTTTGTTTTTGCTGTCAATTCCTCGGTCCACTCGTACCTGATCCTTGCGTTCGGGGCGGCAGAGCGCATTACCCGTGACGTCGGGTTTTACTATATGGCCAATGCTGCGGGGCGGCTGATTGGCACGCTTCTTTCGGGCCTCAGTTATCAATTTGGGGGGCTGTCGCTGTGTCTTGCGACTGCTGGTCTTATGGCGTTTGCAAGTTGGTTGGCCGTTCGCAGGCTTGCCACGCTGGGTTGA
- the arsB gene encoding ACR3 family arsenite efflux transporter, with protein sequence MSLFERYLSIWVAGCIVAGIVLANLLPGLFGFLASLEYASVNLVVAVLIWAMVYPMMVAVDLGALKGIGKRPKGLVITVVVNWLIKPFTMAALGVLFFNHVFGGLIDPADAGQYIAGLILLGAAPCTAMVFVWSQLTKGDPNYTLLQVSLNDVIMVFAFAPIVALLLGVTDLNVPWETLVLSVVLYVVLPLAAGLITRAQLLRQGGEAAIAQFTTRIKPASVLGLLLTVVLLFGFQGNVILENPFLIVLLATPILIQSYGIFAIAYFWAWRWRVPHNVAAPCALIGTSNFFELAVAVAIGLFGLNSGAALVTVVGVLVEVPVMLSLVWFANRTRARFPA encoded by the coding sequence ATGTCACTGTTTGAACGCTATCTTTCGATTTGGGTTGCCGGGTGCATTGTTGCCGGAATCGTGCTGGCGAACCTGCTGCCGGGGCTGTTCGGATTTCTGGCATCACTTGAATATGCCTCGGTCAATCTGGTTGTGGCGGTGCTGATCTGGGCAATGGTCTATCCGATGATGGTTGCCGTAGATCTGGGGGCATTGAAGGGGATCGGCAAGCGCCCCAAGGGGTTGGTGATCACCGTGGTGGTGAACTGGCTGATCAAGCCGTTTACGATGGCTGCCTTGGGCGTGTTGTTCTTTAACCATGTCTTTGGCGGGCTGATCGACCCCGCCGATGCGGGGCAATACATTGCGGGGCTGATCCTGTTGGGGGCCGCGCCCTGTACAGCGATGGTGTTTGTCTGGTCACAGCTGACCAAGGGCGATCCGAATTACACGCTTTTGCAGGTGTCGTTGAACGATGTGATCATGGTCTTTGCCTTTGCGCCCATCGTAGCGCTGTTGTTGGGCGTGACCGATCTGAACGTGCCGTGGGAAACGCTGGTGCTGTCTGTGGTTTTATATGTCGTGCTGCCGCTGGCGGCGGGTCTGATCACCCGCGCGCAGCTTTTGCGTCAGGGGGGTGAGGCCGCCATTGCGCAGTTTACCACGCGGATCAAGCCGGCGTCGGTTTTGGGTCTGCTGCTGACGGTTGTCTTGTTGTTCGGGTTTCAGGGCAATGTGATCTTGGAGAACCCGTTTTTGATCGTGCTCCTGGCCACACCGATCCTGATCCAGTCCTATGGTATCTTTGCCATCGCCTATTTCTGGGCTTGGAGGTGGCGAGTGCCGCATAATGTTGCCGCCCCCTGTGCGCTGATCGGGACGTCGAATTTCTTTGAACTGGCGGTTGCCGTTGCGATTGGCCTGTTTGGTCTGAATTCCGGCGCGGCATTGGTGACAGTCGTTGGTGTGTTGGTTGAGGTGCCGGTGATGCTGTCGCTGGTCTGGTTTGCCAACCGCACGCGCGCAAGATTTCCGGCATAA
- a CDS encoding helix-turn-helix domain-containing protein: MEQNFASHAFATLGHSGRLAVLRLLMRFAPQGVRPTEVAQALGLKQNTLSHYLSDLVASDLVQVERHGRSLFYSVNLEMTEGLIGYLALDVGRARPAFLSPLFATRKDRSMQDTNFDVLFICSGNSARSVFAEALLRDLGQGRFQAFSAGTRPNTELNPFALEVLKRNGHDVSDLRSKHVSEFQQPDSVVMDFVFTVCDTAAAEECPPWQGQPITGHWGQPDPVKATGTEAEKALVFAQTYAALRRRIMAFVELPFESLSRISLQSRVDEISTDDFIS; the protein is encoded by the coding sequence ATGGAACAAAACTTTGCCTCCCATGCGTTTGCGACGCTTGGCCATTCCGGTCGGCTGGCGGTGTTGCGGTTGCTGATGCGGTTTGCACCGCAAGGCGTGCGTCCGACGGAAGTGGCGCAGGCGCTTGGGTTGAAGCAAAATACGCTGTCGCATTACCTGTCGGATCTGGTGGCGTCGGATCTTGTTCAGGTCGAACGGCACGGGCGGTCGCTTTTCTATTCGGTCAATCTTGAGATGACCGAGGGGCTAATCGGCTACCTTGCGCTTGATGTGGGCCGCGCGCGGCCCGCCTTTCTTTCCCCTTTATTTGCAACCCGAAAGGACAGGTCCATGCAGGACACGAATTTTGATGTGCTTTTTATCTGCTCTGGTAACTCGGCCCGCTCGGTCTTTGCCGAGGCTTTGCTGCGCGATCTTGGGCAGGGCAGGTTTCAGGCCTTTTCCGCCGGAACGCGCCCCAATACAGAGCTGAATCCCTTTGCGCTGGAGGTCCTCAAGCGCAATGGTCACGACGTCTCGGACCTGCGATCCAAGCATGTTTCGGAGTTTCAACAGCCCGATTCCGTGGTGATGGATTTTGTGTTCACTGTCTGTGACACGGCCGCCGCCGAGGAATGTCCGCCGTGGCAGGGCCAGCCGATCACCGGACATTGGGGGCAGCCCGACCCGGTGAAGGCGACAGGCACCGAAGCCGAAAAGGCGCTGGTTTTTGCCCAGACCTATGCAGCGCTGCGCCGGCGGATCATGGCCTTTGTTGAACTGCCGTTCGAAAGCCTGAGCCGCATTTCATTGCAATCGCGCGTTGACGAGATCAGCACCGACGACTTTATTTCCTAG